In Archangium violaceum, the following are encoded in one genomic region:
- a CDS encoding type II secretion system protein GspG, which yields MSQRRRPHFLLIFLPFAFVAIGLVVVLGIRGKHDPAAVQVHSDFDRILAALESWRAERGFLPEEGELSFLVPKYLPAEPVDPWGHPYVFSSDGQRPFLQSLGQDGLRGGNGPNQDHTNHDGHSALAPR from the coding sequence TTGAGTCAGCGCCGCCGCCCCCACTTCCTTCTCATCTTCCTGCCCTTCGCCTTCGTCGCCATCGGCCTCGTCGTGGTGCTCGGCATCCGCGGCAAGCACGACCCCGCCGCCGTCCAGGTCCACTCCGACTTCGACCGCATCCTCGCCGCCCTCGAGTCCTGGCGCGCCGAGCGCGGTTTCCTCCCCGAGGAGGGCGAGCTCTCGTTCCTCGTCCCCAAGTATCTCCCCGCCGAGCCCGTCGACCCCTGGGGTCATCCCTACGTCTTCTCCAGTGACGGCCAGCGGCCCTTCCTCCAGTCCCTCGGCCAGGATGGGCTGCGCGGTGGCAATGGGCCCAACCAGGACCATACGAATCATGATGGGCACTCGGCGCTGGCTCCTCGGTAG